The Euphorbia lathyris chromosome 3, ddEupLath1.1, whole genome shotgun sequence genome contains a region encoding:
- the LOC136223787 gene encoding large ribosomal subunit protein uL1y, with amino-acid sequence MSKLQSDALREAITNIMNASKEKKRNFTETIELQIGLKNYDPQKDKRFSGSVKLPHIPRPKMKICMLGDAQHVEEAEGIGLQWMDVEALKKLNKNKKLVKKLAKQYHAFLASESVIKQIPRLLGPGLNKAGKFPTLVTHQESLESKVNETKATVKFQLKKVLCMGVAVGNCGMEEKQIFQNVQMSVNFLVSLLKKNWQNVKCLNLKTTMGSPQRVF; translated from the exons ATGAG TAAGCTTCAGAGTGATGCATTAAGGGAGGCAATCACAAATATAATGAATGCTTCAAAGGAGAAGAAGCGAAATTTCACTGAGACCATTGAGCTGCAAATTGGGCTTAAGAACTATGATCCCCAAAAAGACAAACGTTTCAGTGGCTCAGTCAAATTGCCACACATCCCTCGCCCAAAGATGAAAATTTGTATGTTGGGAGATGCCCAGCATGTTGAGGAG GCTGAAGGAATTGGACTCCAATGGATGGATGTTGAGGCACTTAAGAAGCTGAACAAGAACAAGAAACTTGTTAAGAAACTTGCCAAGCAGTACCATGCTTTTTTGGCTTCAGAATCTGTCATCAAGCAGATTCCCCGTCTTCTGGGCCCTGGTCTGAACAAGGCAG GAAAGTTCCCCACTCTCGTCACTCACCAAGAATCCTTGGAGTCAAAGGTCAACGAGACAAAAGCCACTGTTAAGTTTCAATTGAAGAAGGTGCTATGCATGGGAGTTGCTGTTGGAAACTGCGGCATGGAGGAGAAGCAAATTTTTCAAAACGTTCAAATGAGTGTTAACTTCCTTGTCTCCTTACTGAAGAAAAACTGGCAGAAT GTTAAGTGCCTAAACCTCAAGACCACAATGGGTTCGCCACAACGTGTTTTCTAA